In Phormidium yuhuli AB48, one genomic interval encodes:
- a CDS encoding ATP-binding protein, which translates to MSSPLTVFPEFIAQFLDRHPPSVSPETPLSEIWHKFQENVTDSRGASSPREPLQSGYVCVVEGDRCLGLLTTQEAIAVLAQGNDPHSIPVSHLITPGEAVIAPALLNHPPALYEAAKEHPFLLLLDSQQQCLGVLPSLALLKLPELPQVSGTFCPLNPFEIALNHLPITVFRKDRQLRYTWIYKSFPSLDPQEILEHTNHDLFSAQDARAWEAIERRVLEQQQGSRQDISLTLNGIFHYYDLTVEPLLDDCGAVMGLVGTALDMTPSYLNQQALTALNHELESIVEERTAELQHSNAELLQSLSVAQDLNELKSRFITLTSHEFRTPLTTILGSAELLKHYGENWPQEKRQRYFDRIHDTVDHMTRLLDDVLTVGQAEAGQLTFCPSFVNILELLQQLIDQSLRRGDRERAIALNHDLDSPEIYLDKTLVSQIILNLLSNALKYSGAESTVTLDVKTEETQLIVQVQDQGIGIPEADKAQLFTSFHRAENAANIQGTGLGLSIVKNAVNLHGGQITFESQEGSGSTFTVQLPLTQPVAYDNHSRD; encoded by the coding sequence ATGTCATCGCCTCTTACTGTGTTTCCGGAATTTATCGCTCAGTTTCTGGACCGCCATCCCCCCTCAGTCTCCCCAGAAACACCGTTGAGTGAAATCTGGCATAAGTTCCAGGAAAACGTGACGGACAGCCGTGGAGCAAGTTCCCCCAGAGAGCCTCTCCAGTCTGGCTATGTCTGTGTCGTTGAGGGCGATCGCTGTCTGGGATTGCTCACGACTCAGGAGGCGATCGCCGTTCTGGCCCAAGGTAACGATCCCCACTCAATCCCCGTCTCCCATCTCATCACCCCTGGAGAAGCCGTGATTGCCCCAGCTCTGCTCAATCATCCCCCGGCCCTCTACGAAGCCGCCAAGGAGCATCCTTTCCTCCTGCTGTTGGACTCGCAGCAGCAGTGCCTAGGAGTCTTACCCAGTTTAGCCCTCTTGAAGTTACCCGAGTTGCCCCAGGTCTCAGGGACTTTCTGCCCCCTCAATCCCTTTGAAATTGCCCTGAATCATCTCCCCATCACTGTATTTCGCAAAGATCGCCAGTTGCGGTACACCTGGATTTATAAAAGCTTTCCCAGCTTAGATCCCCAAGAGATTTTAGAGCATACCAATCATGACCTCTTCTCAGCCCAAGATGCCAGGGCCTGGGAGGCGATCGAGCGGCGTGTCTTAGAACAACAGCAGGGGAGTCGCCAAGACATCTCCCTGACCTTGAACGGTATCTTTCACTATTATGATCTGACCGTAGAACCCTTACTCGATGACTGTGGGGCTGTTATGGGGCTGGTGGGAACTGCCCTAGACATGACCCCAAGTTATCTCAACCAACAAGCCCTGACCGCTCTTAACCACGAACTCGAAAGTATTGTCGAAGAGCGAACCGCTGAACTACAACACAGTAATGCCGAGTTATTACAATCTCTCTCAGTAGCCCAAGACCTCAACGAGCTAAAATCACGGTTTATCACCTTAACTTCCCATGAATTTCGCACTCCCCTAACCACCATTCTCGGCTCTGCTGAACTGCTCAAACATTATGGTGAAAATTGGCCACAGGAGAAACGACAGCGGTATTTTGATCGCATCCATGACACCGTTGATCACATGACGCGCCTGCTCGACGATGTGCTAACCGTCGGTCAAGCCGAAGCCGGACAACTGACCTTTTGCCCCAGCTTCGTCAATATCTTGGAGCTTCTGCAACAGTTGATTGACCAGTCCCTAAGGCGAGGCGATCGCGAGCGGGCGATCGCCTTGAACCATGACCTAGACTCTCCCGAGATCTATCTCGATAAGACCCTAGTTTCACAAATCATCTTAAATTTACTCTCCAATGCCCTCAAATACTCAGGGGCGGAGTCCACAGTCACCCTGGATGTGAAAACCGAGGAGACCCAGCTAATTGTTCAGGTGCAGGATCAGGGAATTGGCATTCCCGAAGCTGATAAAGCTCAGCTGTTTACCTCATTCCATCGGGCTGAGAATGCCGCTAACATACAGGGGACGGGACTCGGTTTATCCATCGTGAAAAACGCTGTAAATCTCCATGGCGGACAGATCACGTTTGAGAGCCAGGAAGGTTCTGGTTCCACCTTTACCGTCCAACTCCCCCTTACCCAACCAGTGGCTTATGACAACCATTCTCGTGATTGA
- a CDS encoding putative bifunctional diguanylate cyclase/phosphodiesterase: protein MTTILVIEDETHVRDILSELLTTEKFDVLTADNGRLGYQLAQRQRPDLILCDIMMPELDGYGVLAQLKENPITDEIPFIFLSAKADRLDFRVGMDLGADDYLTKPFTRDELLTAVRMRLKKQAVLAQRHHEQLLRTQSYYQQQLEQAQEHLNQVLSQDQLTGLLNQLRLRQEFEGFLGQLHPLEASSLVPFVCVGVERLREINAELGYSHGDHCLQVVAQRLQEFFAQESPLMARLNGNEFVLVLPPVSSRYQAQEQVEALFHHLSQPIPLNQGTIVLPVSLGIAFYPRDAQHLDPLLHHSQQAREKAQSSGGIAVEVYSGALRGDRGDHLALEQDLRRALETPNSELLLVYQPQVHLDSGEIYGVEALIRWHHPQRGSIPPNRFIPIAEESNLIIRLGEWVLETACHQAQLWEAQGLPPLRVAVNVSGRQFEDPQFYQRLVQILRRFNRKPGALELELTETSLVRDPDTSVRILNQLKALGVSIAIDDFGTGFSSLSYLQRFPFDILKIDRCFVAGIQHHRKNAIITEAVIEMAHKIGLRAIAEGIETPEERTCLQQLGCDQGQGYFFHRPLPALELSQLLRSR from the coding sequence ATGACAACCATTCTCGTGATTGAAGATGAAACTCATGTCCGAGACATCCTGAGTGAACTGTTAACCACGGAGAAGTTCGACGTGCTGACGGCTGACAATGGTCGTCTCGGCTATCAACTTGCCCAACGCCAGCGCCCCGATTTGATTTTATGCGACATTATGATGCCGGAGTTGGATGGCTATGGGGTCCTGGCCCAACTGAAAGAGAATCCCATCACTGATGAGATTCCCTTTATTTTTCTCTCCGCCAAAGCCGATCGCCTTGACTTCCGAGTGGGTATGGATTTAGGGGCAGACGATTATCTCACCAAGCCCTTTACTCGCGATGAACTCCTGACTGCGGTGCGGATGCGGCTGAAAAAGCAAGCGGTTCTCGCACAGCGACATCATGAACAACTGCTGCGAACCCAAAGTTATTATCAACAGCAACTGGAGCAGGCCCAAGAGCATTTAAATCAAGTCTTGAGTCAGGATCAGCTAACGGGACTACTGAATCAACTCAGGCTGCGACAGGAGTTTGAGGGGTTTCTCGGCCAACTCCACCCCCTGGAGGCCTCGAGTTTGGTTCCCTTCGTTTGTGTGGGGGTGGAACGTTTACGGGAGATTAACGCGGAATTAGGCTACAGCCACGGAGATCACTGTCTGCAAGTTGTCGCACAGCGGCTACAAGAGTTCTTTGCTCAGGAGTCTCCCCTGATGGCCCGTCTCAATGGCAATGAATTTGTGCTAGTTCTGCCCCCGGTCAGTTCTCGATATCAGGCTCAAGAGCAAGTGGAAGCCCTCTTCCATCACCTCAGTCAACCTATCCCGCTCAATCAGGGGACTATCGTACTACCAGTTAGCCTAGGGATTGCCTTCTATCCTCGGGATGCTCAGCACCTTGATCCCCTATTGCACCATAGCCAACAGGCCCGAGAGAAGGCTCAGTCCTCGGGGGGAATCGCCGTTGAGGTCTATAGTGGGGCCTTGCGGGGCGATCGCGGCGATCACCTGGCCCTAGAGCAAGATCTCCGTCGTGCCTTAGAGACCCCCAACTCAGAATTGCTACTGGTGTATCAACCTCAAGTCCACCTAGACAGCGGTGAGATTTACGGGGTCGAAGCCCTGATACGTTGGCATCATCCCCAGCGAGGTTCAATTCCCCCCAATCGTTTTATTCCCATTGCCGAGGAGAGCAATCTCATCATTCGTCTGGGGGAGTGGGTTTTGGAAACTGCCTGTCATCAGGCCCAGCTTTGGGAAGCTCAGGGATTGCCTCCCCTCCGTGTCGCTGTCAATGTCTCGGGCCGACAATTTGAAGATCCCCAGTTTTACCAACGGCTCGTCCAGATTCTGCGTCGCTTTAACCGTAAACCGGGAGCATTAGAATTGGAGCTAACCGAAACCAGTTTAGTCCGGGACCCGGATACCAGTGTGCGCATCCTCAATCAACTCAAAGCCTTGGGAGTCTCCATCGCCATCGACGACTTTGGCACAGGATTTTCCTCCCTGAGCTATTTACAACGATTTCCCTTTGATATCCTTAAAATTGATCGCTGCTTTGTCGCGGGTATACAGCATCATCGCAAAAATGCCATCATTACCGAGGCGGTCATCGAAATGGCTCATAAAATCGGCTTGAGGGCGATCGCCGAAGGCATCGAAACCCCCGAGGAGCGAACCTGTTTACAGCAACTCGGCTGTGATCAGGGACAGGGATATTTTTTCCACCGTCCCCTGCCGGCTTTGGAGTTAAGCCAACTGCTGCGATCGAGATAG
- a CDS encoding hybrid sensor histidine kinase/response regulator — MATILVIEDEQDICEIISEILSEADHTVFTAPNGRMGIERAQETAPDLIICDIMMPELDGYGVLSYLRSQERFRTVPFIFLTAKAEKQQVREGMNLGADDYLSKPFTIRELIGAVEARLEKQQLWEQSSEERLGELRQNLTRSLPHEFLTPLNGILGYATFLCEEHEEIEPEDVYEMGMGIRASAQRLYHSIQNFLLYAQLELLKEDVQRSGELFTGQTEQLTGTVAARIQAIAERHHRSEDLAISLQDSPVAMPETWLIKVLEELVDNAFKFSEAGTPVEVGLTVTGEQVQLTVGDRGRGFQPEQIKQLGAYEQFDRKLYEQQGSGLGLEIVKRLVNLNRGTLEIESQPGELTQVRLTLPTQLSAAV; from the coding sequence ATGGCAACAATTCTAGTCATCGAAGACGAACAAGATATTTGTGAGATTATTTCCGAAATCCTCTCAGAAGCTGACCATACCGTCTTCACCGCTCCTAATGGACGTATGGGCATAGAACGCGCTCAGGAAACCGCCCCAGACCTGATTATTTGTGACATCATGATGCCGGAACTCGACGGCTATGGGGTGTTATCGTATCTGCGCAGTCAGGAGCGGTTCCGAACTGTCCCCTTTATCTTTCTGACGGCCAAAGCGGAAAAGCAGCAAGTGCGGGAGGGGATGAATTTAGGGGCCGATGATTACCTCTCCAAACCCTTTACGATTCGTGAATTAATCGGGGCCGTCGAGGCACGACTGGAAAAACAGCAGCTTTGGGAGCAGTCCTCTGAGGAGCGTCTGGGGGAACTGCGGCAGAATTTAACCCGTTCTCTCCCCCATGAGTTCTTAACTCCTCTCAACGGCATTCTTGGCTATGCCACCTTCCTCTGTGAAGAGCATGAGGAGATTGAGCCGGAAGATGTCTATGAGATGGGGATGGGGATTCGGGCCTCAGCGCAACGACTCTATCACTCGATTCAGAATTTTCTCCTCTACGCTCAATTGGAACTATTGAAGGAGGATGTCCAACGCAGTGGAGAGTTATTTACCGGGCAAACTGAGCAACTCACAGGAACCGTGGCGGCCCGGATTCAGGCAATCGCGGAGCGTCACCATCGCTCTGAAGACTTAGCCATCTCCCTCCAAGATAGCCCAGTGGCGATGCCGGAAACCTGGTTGATTAAGGTGTTAGAGGAGTTGGTCGATAATGCGTTCAAGTTTTCAGAGGCGGGAACCCCGGTTGAGGTAGGGTTGACTGTTACCGGAGAACAGGTGCAGCTGACGGTGGGCGATCGCGGTCGTGGCTTCCAACCGGAGCAGATTAAGCAGTTAGGGGCCTATGAACAGTTTGATCGCAAACTCTATGAACAACAAGGCTCCGGCTTAGGCTTGGAGATTGTTAAACGCCTGGTCAACTTGAATCGGGGAACCCTAGAAATTGAGAGTCAGCCGGGGGAACTGACCCAAGTGCGGCTAACCCTGCCCACTCAGCTCTCGGCAGCGGTGTAG
- a CDS encoding RNA-guided endonuclease InsQ/TnpB family protein, with translation MKARYQYRIYPTQRQSQKLAQLFGCCRVVWNDALARVKSTPSGEKWPGHSELQKQVITQAKKTPERHWLSDVSSVPLQQSVRDLGVALSNFFKSRSGQRKGKRVGFPRFKKRSSRQSARFVKTGFSLKGNKLELAKLGRFKVKWSRPLPSTPSSVTITKNTAGQYHASFVVEIDSIDLEPIHPSVGVDLGIRTFAHLSTGEKIESPAYSKMTRKIRRMQRKLSRQVKGSNRRHQTRLKLAKLHLKLANTRKDFLHKITTRLIHENQVVCLEDLNVSGMVKNRKLARVISEQGWGNFRTFCEAKAQIVNDREVKVISRWEPTSQTCSDCGYKWGKIDLSIRSVVCLNCGTEQDRDENAAKNIEKVGVGHTHDSKWTKNGHKTRVSGNPIALSNQPSVKPLSRFD, from the coding sequence ATGAAAGCTCGATACCAGTATCGAATCTATCCAACCCAGCGCCAGTCCCAAAAACTTGCCCAGTTGTTTGGCTGTTGTCGCGTAGTGTGGAATGATGCTTTGGCCAGAGTTAAGTCAACCCCATCAGGAGAAAAGTGGCCGGGTCACTCAGAACTACAAAAACAGGTCATCACTCAAGCTAAAAAGACTCCTGAACGGCATTGGCTATCTGATGTCTCAAGTGTTCCGTTACAGCAGTCTGTGCGAGATTTAGGTGTAGCCTTATCTAATTTTTTCAAGAGCCGCTCAGGTCAACGGAAAGGCAAAAGAGTGGGGTTCCCTAGATTCAAGAAACGTTCGAGTCGCCAATCAGCTAGGTTTGTCAAGACGGGATTCTCACTCAAAGGCAACAAACTTGAGTTAGCTAAGTTGGGTCGATTTAAGGTGAAGTGGTCAAGACCCCTCCCTTCTACACCGAGTTCTGTCACAATCACCAAAAACACAGCCGGTCAATATCATGCCAGTTTTGTTGTTGAGATAGATTCGATAGACCTTGAGCCGATTCATCCATCGGTCGGGGTTGACTTAGGGATAAGAACCTTTGCCCACCTCAGTACCGGGGAAAAGATAGAATCACCGGCCTACAGTAAGATGACCCGCAAAATTAGGCGAATGCAGCGAAAGTTATCTCGCCAAGTTAAAGGGTCTAATAGACGACATCAGACTAGACTCAAGTTAGCTAAACTTCACCTAAAACTAGCCAACACCCGCAAGGATTTCCTGCATAAAATAACGACTCGGTTAATCCACGAAAACCAAGTGGTTTGCCTAGAAGACTTAAATGTGTCAGGAATGGTCAAGAACCGGAAGTTAGCTAGAGTGATTAGTGAGCAAGGTTGGGGTAACTTCCGAACGTTCTGTGAAGCTAAAGCTCAAATTGTCAACGATAGAGAAGTTAAGGTTATCAGTCGTTGGGAACCCACATCTCAAACTTGTTCAGACTGTGGCTATAAATGGGGCAAAATAGACTTGTCTATTCGTTCCGTTGTCTGTCTTAATTGCGGAACTGAACAGGACAGAGATGAGAATGCTGCCAAAAACATAGAAAAAGTCGGGGTAGGGCATACCCACGACTCTAAATGGACAAAGAACGGGCATAAGACCAGGGTTTCTGGCAATCCGATCGCTTTGTCAAACCAACCGTCAGTTAAACCGCTTAGTCGGTTTGATTAG
- the purH gene encoding bifunctional phosphoribosylaminoimidazolecarboxamide formyltransferase/IMP cyclohydrolase, which translates to MARLALLSVSDKTGLVDLGRSLVEEFQFDIISSGGTAKVLQEAGIPVTKVSDYTGFPEILGGRVKTLHPRVHGGILARRDLPEHQQDLEANEIRPIDLVVVNLYPFEATIAKADVTLADAVENIDIGGPAMLRASAKNFQHLTVLCNPNQYADYLEQLRQHGDPSFEFRRDCATAGFWHTCQYDRAIATYLNQQANSDSLPEQFGLAGSQIQALRYGENPHQKAAWYQVGQTPRGWGAAEKLQGKELSYNNLVDLEAARRIIAEFLGDDQPPAAAVLKHTNPCGVALGESLVQAYERAFAADSVSAFGGIVALNRCLDAETATAMTKTFLECVIVPDCDAAAREVLAKKSKLRVLTLADLNVGTGETLKAIAGGFLVQTADDLVEQTQDWQVVTEKQPTLQELEELLFAWKVCKHVKSNAIVVTKDRTTLGIGAGQMNRVGAAKIALEQAGEGCQGATLASDGFFPFDDSVRSAAAAGITAIVQPGGSIRDKDSIAAANELGVVMVFTGVRHFLH; encoded by the coding sequence GTGGCGCGTCTAGCACTACTGAGCGTATCCGATAAAACCGGACTTGTGGACTTGGGGCGATCGCTCGTCGAGGAGTTTCAATTTGACATCATCAGTAGCGGTGGGACCGCCAAGGTCTTACAGGAGGCGGGAATCCCGGTAACCAAGGTCTCCGATTACACCGGCTTCCCAGAAATCCTCGGCGGACGGGTCAAAACCCTGCACCCTCGGGTTCATGGGGGCATTTTAGCCCGTCGCGACCTGCCCGAGCATCAACAGGACTTAGAAGCCAACGAGATTCGCCCCATTGACCTGGTGGTGGTGAATCTCTACCCCTTTGAGGCCACCATTGCCAAGGCCGATGTCACCCTAGCCGACGCGGTGGAAAACATCGACATTGGCGGTCCAGCCATGTTGCGGGCCTCAGCCAAGAACTTCCAACATCTCACGGTTCTCTGTAACCCGAACCAGTATGCTGACTATTTAGAACAACTGCGTCAGCATGGGGACCCGTCCTTTGAGTTTCGTCGGGATTGCGCCACAGCCGGATTCTGGCATACTTGTCAATATGATCGGGCGATCGCCACCTACCTCAACCAACAAGCCAACAGCGACAGTCTCCCCGAGCAGTTTGGCCTTGCGGGCAGTCAAATCCAAGCCCTCCGCTACGGCGAGAACCCCCACCAAAAGGCCGCCTGGTATCAAGTAGGCCAGACTCCCAGGGGTTGGGGTGCGGCCGAGAAGTTGCAGGGGAAAGAACTCAGCTACAACAACCTGGTCGACCTAGAAGCCGCGCGACGCATCATCGCCGAATTTCTCGGAGACGACCAACCCCCCGCCGCCGCCGTCTTGAAACATACCAATCCCTGCGGTGTTGCTTTAGGGGAGAGTCTGGTGCAGGCTTATGAGCGGGCCTTTGCCGCCGATTCCGTCTCCGCCTTTGGAGGAATTGTCGCCCTCAACCGCTGTCTGGATGCGGAGACGGCCACCGCCATGACCAAAACCTTCCTCGAATGTGTGATTGTCCCCGACTGTGACGCAGCCGCGCGGGAGGTTTTAGCCAAGAAATCCAAGTTACGAGTATTAACCCTGGCCGACTTAAACGTGGGAACTGGAGAAACCCTGAAAGCCATTGCTGGGGGGTTCCTCGTCCAAACCGCCGATGATTTAGTCGAACAGACCCAAGATTGGCAAGTGGTGACGGAGAAACAGCCCACACTACAGGAGTTAGAGGAGTTACTCTTTGCCTGGAAGGTCTGTAAACACGTGAAATCCAATGCCATTGTCGTCACCAAAGACCGCACCACCCTGGGGATTGGCGCGGGGCAAATGAACCGTGTTGGCGCGGCCAAGATTGCCTTAGAGCAGGCGGGAGAGGGCTGTCAGGGGGCGACCTTAGCCAGTGACGGTTTCTTCCCCTTTGACGACTCCGTGCGTTCAGCCGCCGCAGCGGGAATTACGGCCATTGTCCAACCGGGGGGAAGTATCCGGGATAAGGATTCCATCGCAGCGGCCAATGAGTTAGGGGTGGTGATGGTGTTCACGGGAGTGCGCCACTTCCTACATTAA
- a CDS encoding Uma2 family endonuclease, protein MISQPDVPSGLSPQEYLDWEAQQEYRYEYIDGEIIAMTGGTIPHNDIALNFYSALRPFLRERGCRANVADVKVEDSKNERYFYPDLVVTCDAEDLQAQTSVKHPTVIVEVLSPSTAVGDRGTKLKCYRQIPSLQEYVLVDSQSMTVELYRRRDEGRMWGYAQYEAGERLQLESLEFELELSVLYDNVQLTSEVNAES, encoded by the coding sequence ATGATTTCCCAACCGGATGTTCCCTCAGGCCTTAGCCCCCAAGAGTATTTAGATTGGGAGGCCCAACAGGAATACCGCTACGAGTATATCGATGGCGAAATTATAGCCATGACGGGGGGAACTATTCCTCATAATGACATTGCCCTCAACTTTTACAGCGCCTTGAGACCGTTTTTGCGGGAACGAGGCTGTCGAGCGAATGTGGCTGATGTCAAGGTTGAGGATAGTAAGAATGAACGCTATTTTTATCCCGATTTAGTGGTGACTTGTGATGCGGAGGATTTACAGGCTCAGACGTCGGTGAAACATCCTACGGTGATTGTGGAGGTGTTGTCTCCGAGTACCGCAGTGGGCGATCGCGGCACAAAACTAAAATGCTATCGTCAGATTCCCAGTTTACAGGAGTATGTCCTGGTGGATTCCCAGTCGATGACGGTGGAACTCTACCGTCGCCGTGATGAGGGTCGGATGTGGGGTTATGCTCAGTATGAGGCGGGGGAACGGTTGCAGTTGGAGAGTCTTGAGTTTGAATTAGAGTTGTCTGTGCTTTATGACAATGTCCAGTTGACATCTGAGGTGAATGCTGAGTCATGA
- a CDS encoding Uma2 family endonuclease: MITLNLDSTLNLSDETFLQLCQNNPDLRLERSAKGQLIAMTPSASQTGQQNLGLAAQLWMWNQQHQLGITFDSSSGFTLANGAIRAPDVAWIKMERWQTLPEAERRKFAAICPDFVAELKSPTDSLTMLQGKLQEYMDNGAQLGWLLDPDARRVYRYCPGESVQCLDDPETLAAESLLPGLVVHLRWVWG; this comes from the coding sequence ATGATTACCCTTAACCTAGACTCAACCTTAAACCTAAGCGATGAAACCTTCCTACAACTGTGTCAAAACAACCCCGACTTGCGCCTGGAACGAAGCGCAAAAGGTCAACTCATTGCGATGACCCCTTCCGCCAGTCAAACAGGCCAACAAAACCTAGGACTCGCCGCGCAACTCTGGATGTGGAATCAACAGCATCAACTCGGTATCACCTTCGACTCCTCCAGTGGCTTCACCCTTGCCAATGGTGCGATTCGCGCTCCCGATGTGGCCTGGATTAAGATGGAACGTTGGCAAACTCTCCCGGAGGCGGAACGCCGTAAGTTTGCTGCAATTTGTCCTGATTTTGTGGCGGAGTTGAAGTCTCCGACGGACAGCTTGACCATGCTGCAAGGGAAATTGCAGGAATACATGGATAATGGCGCTCAACTGGGGTGGTTACTTGACCCAGATGCACGACGGGTTTACCGCTATTGTCCAGGAGAGTCGGTGCAATGTTTAGATGACCCGGAAACCCTGGCGGCAGAAAGTTTGTTGCCCGGGTTAGTGGTTCATTTGCGGTGGGTTTGGGGGTAA
- the csx2 gene encoding TIGR02221 family CRISPR-associated protein, with translation MKIISFLGLNAYQVTKYLNPENPNSEFCETKYYQEALAQFYEPDSIYIFLTQKVEKYSPGKFQKLGDNSDHYVRQSEEKSNWEQLKEIFQSKYPHVNLIPVKGIPEQNTVDDIWTIFNKVNECLEEGDEVIFDITHSFRSVPIVALLAVSYFRVVRDVKIKALIYGAFEAKNTNTNETPTFDLLPVIRLFDWLTATDQFLKTGNGRDLASLLRQAVPSEQELRLKPETRPIRSHLEKSAKAIESISLALAITRPIEAMEASSNLRSKLEDAIPTFEKRAKPFTFLVDRVIQEHGQFSLKNSRSQDTFVTNLWLQLKMINWYLDYDQVVQAVTLAREWIISVLVLRFDKPMFQLYGGRNDVELALNNGTEVRKKDPRSIKASPLDDDFEKLPDVVGLTKTWSKTTELRNDIAHVGMNPNPSQAKKLREQANNLYDELRVIADTLLPPMTSPEADNLSSENC, from the coding sequence GTGAAGATTATTTCTTTTTTGGGTTTAAATGCTTACCAAGTGACGAAATACTTGAATCCTGAGAATCCTAACTCAGAGTTTTGTGAAACCAAGTACTATCAGGAAGCCTTGGCTCAATTTTATGAGCCTGATTCGATTTACATTTTTCTAACCCAAAAAGTAGAAAAGTATAGTCCTGGTAAATTCCAGAAACTTGGAGACAACTCTGACCATTACGTCAGACAATCAGAGGAAAAATCCAACTGGGAACAGCTCAAAGAGATTTTTCAGTCCAAATACCCCCATGTAAATCTGATCCCTGTCAAAGGTATTCCAGAGCAGAATACTGTGGACGATATTTGGACTATCTTTAATAAAGTGAATGAATGTTTAGAAGAGGGAGATGAGGTTATTTTTGACATCACCCATTCTTTTCGATCCGTCCCAATTGTTGCTCTTCTGGCCGTCAGTTACTTCCGAGTTGTCCGAGATGTCAAAATCAAGGCCCTAATTTACGGTGCATTTGAAGCGAAGAATACAAATACAAATGAGACCCCAACTTTTGACCTTCTACCTGTAATTCGGCTATTTGATTGGCTCACAGCTACAGACCAGTTTTTAAAAACTGGGAATGGTCGGGACTTAGCGAGTCTTCTCAGACAGGCTGTTCCCTCTGAACAGGAATTACGACTCAAGCCTGAAACACGACCTATTCGTAGTCATTTAGAAAAATCAGCTAAAGCAATTGAATCCATTTCTTTAGCATTAGCAATTACTCGTCCAATTGAAGCAATGGAGGCATCTTCAAACTTGAGGTCAAAGTTAGAAGATGCAATACCAACTTTTGAGAAGCGTGCTAAGCCTTTCACATTTCTGGTCGATCGCGTCATTCAAGAGCATGGACAGTTTTCCTTAAAGAATTCCCGAAGCCAAGATACTTTTGTAACTAATCTTTGGTTGCAACTAAAGATGATAAATTGGTATTTAGACTATGACCAGGTCGTGCAAGCTGTAACGCTGGCTCGGGAGTGGATTATTTCAGTCTTAGTCCTTCGTTTTGATAAACCAATGTTTCAACTATATGGTGGACGAAATGACGTTGAGCTAGCCCTTAATAACGGAACCGAAGTTCGTAAAAAAGATCCACGCTCAATCAAAGCTAGTCCACTAGACGACGATTTTGAAAAATTACCTGATGTAGTTGGGTTAACAAAGACTTGGTCAAAAACAACGGAGTTGAGGAATGATATTGCTCATGTAGGAATGAATCCAAATCCCTCTCAAGCTAAAAAATTGCGAGAGCAAGCCAATAATCTTTATGATGAACTTAGGGTCATCGCCGATACTCTTCTGCCTCCAATGACGTCTCCAGAAGCTGACAATTTAAGTTCAGAAAATTGTTGA